In the Candidatus Kryptobacter tengchongensis genome, one interval contains:
- a CDS encoding Por secretion system C-terminal sorting domain-containing protein gives MKGVTLRIYFVTFVLFFTSANLISQFGEWRNYTDMKNVRKIFVSTNEIVAGTEGGIFIFYPDERKFEKILKVDGLYDVDIKTMAVIPDKNIFAGFSNGVIDILNFSSKSYKVKHVFDIINSPEPDKTINFLKAYGDTLFIGTNFGLLTYRISKQEFIDTYRRIFADVERSKVFDVEVLNDTIYVATSEGVAKGYRFSQILVSPMGWKTLRISGGVKTFGVLRDRIYFGNSDGLFLIDGDNIVKISSLPVNLIHSAGDSILVSTGQEIFSYKDNQLQKIAELLYGNITDISMWRNKIVAGVFSNGVGIFENGEWDFYYPDGPNGNQFSNLAVDKDGNLWVASSKFMGKGFYKFQPKEGKWKNFTKKNFPKMSDDCYRVRVGKNFVWIGTWGGGLIRVDENDSLKIFSKNEGIMGVVEDTNFVVVTDIAEQGDYTWILNYKPRNLNIIYLMRGDSIVYSFVNGYNLSHYLNIQLELDEKGRKWIVSEHGFIFAFDDNGTIFDKSDDKWIAISKAEGLNGNPTVIKFDNRGDLWVGTNYGLNIIVNTDEPLKSGSIRNVFALRDFYINDIAIDGANNKWVATKNGVWVLSPDGTSVLAQYDASNSPILSDDVKAIAFDLNSGVVYFGTDKGLTTLKTEFAKPVENFNTIKIYPNPFNPERDLNVVIDGLVANSTIKIFTISGNLVKTILTPGGRTGIWDGKDEKGQYAPTGIYIVVAYSEDGTQVGIGKLAVLRD, from the coding sequence ATGAAAGGTGTAACTTTACGAATTTATTTTGTGACTTTTGTGCTTTTTTTTACATCCGCAAACCTTATATCGCAATTTGGGGAATGGAGAAATTACACAGATATGAAAAATGTCAGAAAAATTTTCGTCTCAACAAATGAAATCGTGGCTGGAACTGAAGGTGGAATTTTCATATTCTATCCAGATGAAAGAAAATTTGAAAAAATTCTAAAAGTTGATGGTCTTTATGATGTTGATATCAAAACAATGGCTGTGATCCCAGATAAAAATATCTTCGCTGGGTTTTCAAACGGTGTAATTGATATTTTAAACTTTTCATCAAAAAGCTATAAAGTCAAGCATGTCTTTGATATAATAAACTCGCCCGAGCCCGATAAAACTATAAATTTTTTAAAAGCGTATGGGGATACACTCTTCATTGGGACAAATTTTGGGCTTTTGACCTATAGAATTTCAAAACAAGAATTTATTGACACCTACAGGAGAATTTTCGCAGATGTTGAACGAAGTAAAGTTTTTGATGTTGAGGTTTTGAATGATACCATTTATGTAGCTACATCGGAGGGAGTCGCTAAAGGTTATAGGTTCAGCCAGATACTTGTTTCCCCAATGGGATGGAAAACATTAAGAATTTCTGGGGGAGTGAAAACTTTCGGGGTTTTAAGAGATAGAATTTACTTTGGAAATTCGGATGGGCTTTTTTTAATTGATGGTGATAACATTGTGAAAATTTCTTCTTTGCCTGTTAATTTAATTCACAGCGCTGGTGATTCAATCTTGGTTTCAACAGGACAAGAAATCTTTTCATATAAAGATAATCAATTGCAAAAAATTGCGGAACTGCTTTATGGAAATATAACTGACATATCAATGTGGCGCAATAAAATTGTCGCTGGAGTTTTTTCAAATGGCGTTGGAATCTTTGAAAATGGGGAATGGGATTTTTATTATCCTGATGGACCAAATGGAAATCAATTTTCAAATTTGGCTGTTGACAAAGATGGGAATCTATGGGTTGCGTCTTCAAAATTTATGGGCAAGGGCTTTTACAAATTTCAGCCCAAAGAGGGAAAATGGAAGAACTTTACAAAGAAAAATTTTCCTAAGATGTCTGATGATTGTTATAGGGTAAGGGTTGGGAAAAATTTTGTTTGGATTGGGACATGGGGCGGTGGTTTAATAAGGGTTGATGAAAATGATTCTTTGAAGATTTTTTCAAAGAATGAGGGGATAATGGGAGTAGTTGAAGATACAAATTTTGTCGTGGTAACCGACATCGCCGAGCAGGGTGATTATACTTGGATTTTAAACTATAAGCCGAGAAATTTAAATATAATTTATCTGATGCGGGGAGATTCAATTGTTTATTCATTTGTCAATGGTTACAATCTTTCACATTATCTTAACATACAGCTTGAGCTTGATGAAAAAGGAAGAAAATGGATTGTTTCGGAGCATGGGTTTATTTTTGCTTTTGATGATAATGGGACGATTTTTGATAAAAGCGATGATAAATGGATTGCGATTTCAAAAGCGGAAGGTTTAAACGGGAATCCAACGGTAATCAAATTTGACAATCGTGGAGACTTATGGGTTGGCACAAATTACGGACTTAACATAATTGTAAATACAGATGAACCGTTAAAAAGTGGAAGCATAAGAAATGTTTTTGCACTTCGCGATTTTTACATAAATGATATAGCAATTGACGGAGCAAACAATAAATGGGTTGCGACGAAAAATGGCGTATGGGTTTTATCGCCTGATGGGACAAGCGTCCTTGCACAGTATGACGCAAGCAATTCTCCAATTTTAAGTGATGATGTCAAAGCGATAGCTTTTGATCTAAATTCTGGCGTTGTTTATTTTGGGACTGACAAAGGATTAACAACTTTAAAGACGGAGTTTGCAAAACCAGTTGAAAATTTTAATACAATAAAAATTTACCCAAACCCATTTAACCCTGAAAGAGATTTAAATGTTGTAATTGATGGACTTGTTGCAAATTCAACAATAAAAATTTTCACAATAAGTGGAAACCTTGTGAAGACGATTTTAACTCCCGGCGGTAGAACTGGCATCTGGGACGGAAAAGATGAAAAAGGACAATATGCACCTACCGGGATTTATATCGTCGTTGCTTACAGTGAAGATGGAACGCAAGTTGGGATTGGGAAATTAGCTGTGTTAAGAGATTAA
- a CDS encoding transcription termination factor Rho: MVMDIAELQSKKVAELQKIAKELGLTGYSDLKKQELIMKILEKMQEQRTITGEAAEGEEQNGIIFSKGVLEILPDGYGFLRSDKYNYLPSPDDIYVSPSQIKKFNLKTGDTIAGQVRPPKEGERFYALLRIETVNGLAPEKARERILFENLTPLYPTKRIRLETVPGEYSMRILDLFAPIGKGQRGLIVSPPKAGKTVLLQKMANSIMRNHPEIKLIILLIDERPEEVTDMERSVGPDVEVISSTFDEPPERHMQVADMVLEKAKRLVESGRDVVILLDSLTRLARASNLVTPHSGRILSGGIDASALIKPKKFFGAARDTEEAGSLTIVATALIDTGSRMDEVIFEEFKGTGNMEVVLTRELADRRIFPAIDINKTGTRKEELLLEPEELNRVWILRKLLSEMSPVEAMEFLLENMRGTRNNKEFLKSMST; this comes from the coding sequence ATGGTAATGGACATTGCAGAACTGCAATCAAAAAAAGTAGCCGAGCTTCAGAAAATTGCCAAAGAGCTTGGTCTAACTGGCTATAGCGATTTAAAGAAGCAAGAATTGATAATGAAAATCCTTGAAAAGATGCAGGAGCAGAGAACTATCACAGGTGAAGCTGCAGAAGGAGAGGAACAAAATGGGATTATATTTAGCAAAGGTGTGCTTGAAATCCTTCCAGATGGCTATGGCTTTTTAAGGTCTGATAAATATAATTATCTCCCATCACCGGATGATATTTATGTTTCCCCATCCCAGATTAAAAAGTTCAATTTGAAAACTGGGGATACAATTGCTGGTCAAGTGCGACCACCAAAGGAAGGAGAAAGATTTTACGCTTTGCTTAGGATTGAAACTGTAAACGGTCTTGCTCCCGAAAAGGCTCGCGAAAGAATTTTGTTTGAAAATCTTACGCCACTTTATCCAACCAAAAGGATACGACTTGAGACAGTTCCAGGTGAATATTCAATGAGAATACTTGACTTATTTGCCCCCATTGGGAAGGGACAGCGTGGTTTAATCGTCTCGCCACCAAAAGCCGGTAAAACGGTTCTTTTACAAAAGATGGCAAATAGCATAATGAGAAATCATCCCGAAATTAAATTGATAATTCTTTTGATAGACGAGCGCCCAGAAGAAGTCACGGATATGGAACGTTCCGTTGGTCCAGATGTTGAAGTAATAAGTTCAACATTTGACGAACCACCTGAAAGACATATGCAGGTTGCAGATATGGTTCTTGAAAAAGCGAAACGACTTGTTGAATCTGGAAGAGATGTTGTAATCCTTCTTGATAGTTTAACACGCCTTGCAAGGGCGAGTAACCTTGTGACACCTCACAGCGGAAGAATTCTCTCCGGCGGTATTGACGCAAGTGCCTTGATCAAGCCAAAGAAATTCTTTGGTGCTGCAAGAGATACTGAAGAAGCAGGGAGTTTAACTATTGTTGCAACCGCCTTAATTGATACCGGAAGCAGAATGGATGAGGTTATATTTGAAGAGTTCAAAGGAACTGGCAATATGGAGGTTGTCCTGACAAGGGAACTTGCGGATAGAAGAATTTTCCCAGCAATTGACATAAACAAAACGGGAACAAGAAAAGAGGAATTGCTCCTTGAACCCGAAGAGCTAAACCGCGTCTGGATACTTAGAAAACTTTTAAGTGAGATGTCACCTGTTGAAGCGATGGAATTCTTACTTGAAAACATGAGGGGAACAAGAAATAACAAGGAATTCTTGAAGTCAATGAGTACTTAA
- a CDS encoding CRP/FNR family transcriptional regulator, anaerobic regulatory protein, translating to MVEDINFLRNVSIFEELPERDLEKIAKLGTRKVFSKGNVILMEDEIGSALFIIINGKVKVSRLDETGREVILSILGPGEVFGEMSLLDGLKRSATVSALTDTEVLIIYRDDFLNLLNKHPQIAISLLRELTQRLRKADMQIKSLSLKDAEGRIGCVLIMLADDLGKMYKGHVIVEGLPTQQDLANMAGTSRETVSRILSKFEKNGLIKIEGKKLIILEYEKMKQMFK from the coding sequence ATGGTTGAGGATATAAACTTTCTTAGAAATGTTTCAATCTTTGAGGAACTTCCTGAGAGGGATCTTGAGAAGATAGCAAAGCTTGGAACGAGAAAGGTATTCTCAAAGGGGAATGTGATTTTAATGGAGGATGAGATCGGAAGCGCGCTTTTTATTATAATTAATGGCAAGGTTAAAGTATCAAGACTGGATGAAACGGGTAGGGAAGTTATACTTTCAATTCTTGGACCCGGTGAGGTTTTCGGTGAGATGTCACTGCTTGACGGATTAAAAAGGTCTGCTACGGTTTCTGCGCTTACAGATACGGAAGTTTTAATAATTTATAGAGATGACTTTTTAAATTTGCTAAATAAACATCCACAAATAGCGATCTCGTTGTTAAGGGAATTAACTCAGAGATTGAGAAAGGCTGATATGCAGATTAAGAGTTTATCTTTGAAAGACGCTGAAGGGAGAATTGGTTGTGTTCTGATCATGCTTGCTGATGATCTCGGAAAGATGTATAAAGGTCATGTCATAGTTGAGGGGCTTCCTACTCAGCAAGACCTTGCAAATATGGCTGGGACATCAAGGGAAACAGTATCAAGGATTTTATCAAAGTTTGAGAAAAATGGCTTGATAAAAATTGAGGGGAAAAAGCTTATAATACTTGAGTATGAAAAAATGAAACAGATGTTTAAGTGA
- a CDS encoding 6,7-dimethyl-8-ribityllumazine synthase, translated as MKIFEGKLIAQGLKFGIIVSRFNELITSKLLDGAIDCLKRHGAGEEDVEIFYCPGSFEIPLVAKKIAQTGKYNAIICLGAVIRGETPHFDYIASEVSKGIAQVQLETGVPVAFGILTTDDVEQALNRAGIKSGNKGWDAALTAIEMANLLNQIKK; from the coding sequence ATGAAAATTTTTGAGGGTAAGCTCATAGCACAGGGGTTGAAGTTTGGAATTATTGTAAGCAGGTTTAATGAACTTATAACATCAAAATTGCTTGATGGAGCAATTGATTGTCTTAAAAGACATGGTGCGGGTGAAGAAGATGTAGAAATTTTTTATTGCCCCGGTTCGTTTGAAATTCCGCTCGTTGCAAAAAAGATAGCGCAAACGGGGAAATACAACGCAATAATATGCCTTGGTGCTGTAATCCGTGGGGAAACCCCACATTTTGATTATATCGCTTCTGAAGTTTCTAAGGGTATTGCTCAAGTTCAGCTTGAAACAGGTGTTCCCGTTGCGTTCGGGATTTTGACAACTGACGATGTTGAACAAGCACTTAACAGAGCGGGCATAAAAAGTGGAAATAAAGGTTGGGACGCTGCTCTTACTGCTATTGAGATGGCCAACCTTTTAAACCAGATAAAAAAATAA